One stretch of Lysobacter sp. TY2-98 DNA includes these proteins:
- the queD gene encoding 6-carboxytetrahydropterin synthase QueD — MDIFKVFTLEAAHRLPNVPPGHKCARLHGHSFRVEIHVSGEPGLETGWVMDFADLKAAFRPLYDQLDHHYLNDVEGLDNPTSERLAAWIWDRLKPELPLLSEVVVHETCTSGCRYRGPGV; from the coding sequence ATGGACATCTTCAAAGTCTTCACCCTCGAGGCGGCGCACCGGCTCCCCAACGTGCCGCCGGGCCACAAGTGCGCGCGCCTGCACGGCCATTCGTTCCGCGTGGAGATCCACGTCTCGGGAGAGCCCGGTCTCGAAACGGGCTGGGTGATGGACTTCGCGGACCTCAAGGCCGCGTTCCGACCGCTCTACGACCAGCTCGACCATCACTACCTCAACGACGTCGAGGGCCTCGACAACCCGACCAGCGAGCGCCTCGCTGCCTGGATCTGGGACCGGCTCAAGCCCGAGCTGCCGCTGCTGTCGGAAGTCGTGGTCCATGAGACCTGCACGTCGGGATGCCGCTACCGCGGCCCGGGCGTCTGA
- a CDS encoding phasin family protein, which translates to MYAQFNEQFAAATRQFADTAARINRLALENAEAIVGLQLSAIEERASATLAFFGEATDVRDFDGAKNLWPRGAQVARENVERALTTGQDVLGRFVKVQESVAQIAKGQFEAAARSANETVRQAQDQFEQATKGATKTAEQTVNAAAGKPGK; encoded by the coding sequence ATGTACGCACAGTTCAACGAGCAGTTCGCCGCGGCCACCCGTCAGTTCGCCGACACCGCCGCCCGCATCAACCGCCTCGCCCTCGAGAACGCGGAGGCCATCGTCGGCCTGCAGCTCTCGGCCATCGAAGAGCGCGCCTCGGCCACCCTCGCCTTCTTCGGCGAAGCCACCGACGTCCGTGACTTCGACGGCGCCAAGAACCTCTGGCCGCGCGGTGCGCAGGTCGCCCGCGAGAACGTCGAGCGCGCCCTGACCACGGGCCAGGACGTCCTCGGCCGCTTCGTGAAGGTCCAGGAGTCGGTCGCCCAGATCGCCAAGGGCCAGTTCGAAGCTGCCGCCCGCAGCGCGAACGAGACCGTTCGCCAGGCGCAGGACCAGTTCGAGCAGGCCACCAAGGGCGCGACCAAGACCGCCGAGCAGACGGTCAACGCCGCCGCGGGCAAGCCCGGCAAGTAA